A stretch of DNA from Mycobacteriales bacterium:
TTCACCGTGCTCGCGGTGATCGTCGTGCTGGTTGCCGGCTGGATGCTGATGATCAAGCCGCAGCGGTCGCACGCGGCCGATCTGCGAACCCAGGCGACCGGAGTCCAGAGCAGCAACGACCAGCTCCGCAACCAGATCAGCGCGCTCAAGGCCCAAGCCAAGGACCTGCCGAAGCAGCAGGCCCGCCTCGCGGTCATCGAGCAGAAGATCCCGGACAACCCGGCCCTGCCGTCGCTGATCCGCTCGCTGAGCGACGCAGCCGACGGTGCGGGAGTCGACCTCACCTCGCTCGCACCGGCGCAGCCGGCGGTACTCGCGCCGGCTGCCGCTGCCACTGTTACTGCCGGACGGCCGGCGGCCCCTGCGGCGCCCGCGCTCGAGCAGGTCCCGGTGACGGTGTCAGTAACCGGCACCTACTTCAACATCGAGCAGTTCGTCAGCAACCTCGAAGGGCTGCAGCGGGCGATCATCGTTGATGGCTGGAGCTTGGCTCCGGGCTCGAACGGCTCCGGTGCCGGCGCCTCGACAGTCGCGGCGGCCACCGACCAGCTGACCGCGCAGATCCAGGCGCGCGTCTTCATGGCACCGGGCTCCGCGACCGCCGCTCCGACGACCGCGGTCCACCCGGCGCCGACCGCCGCTCCGACGACCAGCAAGGCAGGAGGCTGACATGAGCGAGACCCTGTTCGCCGCACCTGCCCCCGAGCAGGAGGCCCCGCCCGTCGCACCGGTCGAGGACTCGACCGCGGACAACGACCAGCGCCGCAAGGTGCTCGCCCTGGTCGGGGCGGCCGCCGTGGCCGTCGTAGCG
This window harbors:
- the pilO gene encoding type 4a pilus biogenesis protein PilO, translating into FTVLAVIVVLVAGWMLMIKPQRSHAADLRTQATGVQSSNDQLRNQISALKAQAKDLPKQQARLAVIEQKIPDNPALPSLIRSLSDAADGAGVDLTSLAPAQPAVLAPAAAATVTAGRPAAPAAPALEQVPVTVSVTGTYFNIEQFVSNLEGLQRAIIVDGWSLAPGSNGSGAGASTVAAATDQLTAQIQARVFMAPGSATAAPTTAVHPAPTAAPTTSKAGG